From the genome of Dermacentor variabilis isolate Ectoservices unplaced genomic scaffold, ASM5094787v1 scaffold_14, whole genome shotgun sequence, one region includes:
- the LOC142567795 gene encoding uncharacterized protein LOC142567795 — MLAPWQRLDAIETFLYPALNFAMRVGLASKVEWQRLDEELRPLIKKTPYVPARASNEYLCGSSQAGSAGIPLAAELSDICRVDRAFKLLTSTDVEVRERAAGDLEDVLSRRLRRPANTEDMEAYLSGETEGDFRQTSTQVQSVWTEARKASRRLSVAWELLEHGARINCGEASVSAMNRHRLVKTIRALLSTERDRALHDKPKKGKAMVCVAADPANSHFVRSGRYIRFIDWRFVHRARLNLLPLNATRLWAPAADKRESGHDGASQHHRRQNKKGCLGRFTVIAENQVVGTTSLKPDLVLACGEEALILDVCCPFENRLQAFQDARKAKEEKYAPVQRHLLRRFQRVTVDAVVVGCLGTWDQGNDRVMRRLCSRSYLRTLKRRCISDTISASTKIFRAHVGTY; from the exons ATGCTCGCCCCATGGCAAAGGCTGGATGCCATAGAGACATTCTTGTATCCAGCCTTGAACTTTGCCATGAGGGTGGGCCTTGCCAGCAAAGTAGAGTGGCAACGCCTGGACGAGGAGCTCCGCCCGCTCATCAAGAAGACCCCGTACGTGCCGGCCAGAGCTTCCAATGAATACTTGTGCGGAAGCTCTCAGGCTGGGAGTGCAGGGATCCCACTTGCGGCGGAGCTCAGCGACATCTGCCGGGTGGATAGGGCCTTCAAGCTACTAACGTCGACCGACGTGGAGGTCCGGGAGCGTGCAGCAGGGGACCTAGAGGACGTCTTGTCAAGGCGGCTAAGACGACCCGCGAACACCGAGGACATGGAGGCCTACCTCTCAGGCGAGACGGAGGGCGACTTCCGACAAACGTCCACACAGGTCCAGTCTGTGTGGACGGAGGCCCGGAAAGCCTCCCGTCGCCTCTCCGTCGCCTGGGAGCTGTTGGAACATGGAGCCCGCATCAACTGCGGAGAGGCCTCCGTGTCAGCGATGAACCGCCACAGGCTGGTCAAGACCATCCGGGCGCTCCTCTCCACCGAAAGGGACAGAGCTCTGCATGACAAACCAAAAAAGGGCAAGGCGATGGTGTGTGTGGCAGCCGACCCGGCAAATTCACACTTCGTGAGGTCCGGCCGCTACATCCGCTTCATCGACTGGCGCTTCGTGCATCGAGCCCGACTAAATCTCCTCCCCCTAAATGCCACAAGACTCTGGGCACCCGCAGCCGACAAAAGAG AGTCGGGCCACGACGGAGCGTCACAACACCATCGTCGCCAGAATAAAAAAGGCTGCCTTGGGAGGTTCACAGTCATCGCAGAGAACCAGGTCGTGGGCACTACATCACTCAAGCCCGACCTGGTACTGGCCTGTGGAGAGGAGGCACTGATCCTGGACGTCTGCTGCCCTTTCGAGAATAGGCTGCAGGCGTTCCAGGACGCCCGGAAGGCCAAGGAGGAGAAGTACGCCCCTGTACAGCGTCATCTCCTCCGGCGGTTCCAACGCGTGACGGTGGACGCGGTGGTCGTCGGCTGCCTTGGCACCTGGGATCAGGGGAATGATCGCGTGATGCGCAGGCTGTGCAGTAGGTCATACCTACGGACACTCAAACGCCGGTGCATCAGCGACACTATCAGCGCCTCTACAAAGATTTTTAGAGCCCATGTAGGCACCTATTAG